The Cannabis sativa cultivar Pink pepper isolate KNU-18-1 chromosome 8, ASM2916894v1, whole genome shotgun sequence genomic interval gagagagagagagagagagagagagaggtggtggtggtccgacgtaTGAGACAGAGATGAGAGGGACATCGATGGGAGAtcgtcataattttttttttattatgctaTACCCGACGGTTTATAAGGCTCTCCTAAAAATtctcattttattaaaaaatatcgcctattttgtttactacgattttaaaccgtcggaaatactaaatttttcccAACGGCTTTAAATGgttacttaattttttagcGACGGTCCCTTAAAAAAATCCTTTTTAGGACCGTGGCGAATTTTGATATTTGTAGGAAcaaaaaaatgccatttttagtgacaaccttttagttacaataaaatcttttttgtgactaaatgtgacttttagttacaataaaaaattatttgtggcTAAACgtagtatttagatacaaattatcactaatttagttttagtcactacaagtattgtgactaaaaatacatttagtcacaacaaattgtgattttcctgactaatatttttagccacagattttttaatcatagcgtaagaatgataatttataattagtcacaatttttttacttttagtcacaagttttgttgtgactaaaaataagattttttgctAGTGTTTTTTGATTAAGAAACtaatttcttcatcaagaaccggttttttcatcaagaaattagttttgattatatAGAAGAAAAATTTATGTATGCGTTTTTAAGTTTTCTATGGtatttcttcttttttatgATAATTTTATCTCATAtttttaaggttttttttttagttctaTTTGTACACCATAAAATGATATATACATcctattattgaaaaaaaatataaacttaagtaatttttaaaaattactcttaatatttttttttttaattttttcacattattttatgttaatttcaatattattttgatttcattttcataattttttctaactgatgcatatatattttttattttttcctaagaaaatttcatataattttttattttaatttttttgtcataatatttaaaatataatttatttttatttgatatgtatatttttcaagaatatgaattggaagaaaaagttaagaaagcTTAGTACACatgaatttttatataaaataaaaattattaaattagggTGTCTTTAGAATTTCCGGGGTGTAGataaaattttcctttttttttgttatgtgtGCAATTAAATTtgcatgttatatatatattgaatactTCTTAATGGATATTACCTATTAATgggtaataaataaatttaactataaatattaattttaaaaatatcaaaccattAGATTTTGGTCCGATAgggaataataaaagagaaatttgaatttctatgcttaatttaactacttaattaaaaaaaatatcaaaaaatacctctttttacactatatcaaaaaatacctctttttacactaaatcaaaaatatatttacatatgaaaaatatttaagtctaattcaactttttttatcacttttttgtcgaaaaactttttttttattatttttttttcagctaATGGAACAATCTCAacccatataatgtaaaaatgaaaaaattttctaattaaatagaaaatttaatcataaaatttcaaaattttctaatatcACTCAGGGTAATATCCATTAAAATTGTacccatatatatcaaaatttatttattattttttttcatagggCTAAGCTAAGTAAAACTCCCTGTTTGGTTTGATAAACCCAAAAGAAGTTGAGCCCATTACACACCAGTCAGGTCAAGATCCAAGTTAACGAAAACAACAGTATAATTTAAGAAGAggctaataaaaaatattgattcTATGTAATcaaaatcattaaataaaataaaaacgttTTTATTTGATAAGAAGAAAAGTAGTAGAGAAGCAAGTAAAAGTAGAAAGTAGTGTTGAAATGGTGTTGTTAAAATTTGGCGAACTGAACATTTGTGGCACATCTTCCTCTTGGAAGCTTGGGACAGTCAATGAAGTCCGATCCAGAGGTGTCGACGCACAAATAAACTTGGTAAAGTTGACTGTTACCCTCTGAATCCTTGTTGCACTCTATTCCTGGGGCATGCCCAATTCCCTCTGTTATAGCATCTTCGATTTTCTCCAAGCTGTAAAAATTGTCATTTGGCTCAATACCTGTAATAACATCAAATTATTTAATCAATTGATCATTATACCACAATTTACAAAAACTAATTAACATTATACattattaatgataaattatatatatacacaccagCAGTTCTGAGGACATTAAGTAGGTTGGCCTTTTCCTTGAGCTTGAGACCTGCTTCGAAGTAATCATGCTGGTCTAGTTGTTGCTCGGAACAAGTCCCATGTTTTTCCCATTCGTGAGACCAGAATCTGTTTCCATTGCTGCTGGGGCAGCTTAGAGAGGGCCATTCCTTTTGGAGACGGCCCATCAAGTCTGATATCtatgtataataatataaacattttataaatatttaatatgtaCATAACATGGTTATTTATaactataatttataaatataataacttGCGCCAAAACCGGGCATATTTATCATCTTTATATATAATACCTCATGAACAGAGAAGACGCTGTCGGGATCACAGTTTGATGGCCATGAACCATCGTTGTAGTTTGGCCACATCCCATGAATTCCAAAATCTGCTGCTGGCTTTCCTGTTTTTGGGTAGCAACATCTATGTTGCTTTGTATCACAATATGCTCCTGGCCActgcatatttattaataatatagatGTTTTTATTATTCATTGTTCACTAAAATGAGTATCATATTTGCTTATATGTAGAAATTAGCTATGGTACTATTTAACAATAGtaaaattaagagaaaaaaaaaagtaaaatcaaGTAGTGGGGGCAGATCGAAAAATAGCCAGAAGCGAGATTTgaagttattattaattaatattaattatttttttaaaaaagacattattaattagttttaatgaTATGTATGCAACAAGATAATTAtgtcatatataaataataattatgatcATTAGTATATATGCTCACTTGTTGGACAAAGTAGAAGAAATCAAAGTTATCCTGTGAAACACAAAGGACGGAGAGATATTGTAAGATTAATAGCTTGAAGATCAACAATATTGAGCTGTTGTATGCCATTGTAATATtaattgaatttaatattacaaTATATCAACAACTTATTATATCGTATAATAAAGAATTTTTTGTAGTATTTCTATAAGGTGGTGTGTTTTAAAATGAGAATGAAGTTCCTACTAATTGCAAGCTTACTATTTATAAGGCAAAACCTTTATGGTTGGAATCTCCTTAAAGCATATACTCCACCAAatagattatatataaataatattactaCAACATCCTCCTCCTACGTTTGCCTGTCCATTTGCTTCCTCATTCCTTCTCTTTCATAACTATGCGTTACTTTGTTTGAGATGGTTTTACGCCTTTTACTTCACACATGACACAATgtagatctttttttttttttttttttttttttttttttaatttattcacATTTTTATCCATGAGAATTGAGAGTTAGCTTTCACACAAAACATgtttcctgaaaaaaaaaaaaattgctaagaaCTACTAGTAATTAGTACTTTTCTCAATGTTATAATGTTATTGATGTGATtaactataaaaaatattgCTAGATAATATGTCATCTTTAAGTGGTGTTAGGCACCACTATGCCCTAATAATAATGCTATGATAAATGTGCAAGTTCATGGCTATTAATTTGTACATTTGCAATTAGTTTTATCCTTAATTGAGTTAATTATATGTGTACCAGatacatatttattattataagtgcCTTGCCAAAGCTATAATTATATGgtatcaaataaaaattgttgtctTATTGTTggacattaattaattaattattaatatttccattatattattatttggatCACATTGCACACAATATTTGACAGATAATaacatattttgattttttttcttcctttcattaaactaattaaataattttaaataattaatacttAATTTTTCTGTTATTCATGCACAAGTTGTGAGCGACCTATAATAGTTGTATATATTATTGTGAGAGAgccattttttttaacaattaaaaGAGATAGTAGTTGTACTTCTCTATGATCGGGAATGACATTGCGTAATGCTTAGTTTGGTCGTATATATAGTTGCGTGCAAGCCagttttattactaaaatttaatCAAACATTTGGCGTAAACATttgattttctatttttttttcttctttttctccgAAAGAGTGTCTTAGCATATCATTCTGTTCATATGGTTTGTTCTACTGCCCTTTAATACTTAAATTGGGTCACTATATAAAACTTTACTTTCAATAaccaaataatattaatatatgtattttaaaagTTCGTATGAAGTCTCTTTGTTGCATTTGAGAAATGCAAAGTCCCACTTACAcaataaaaaatttacttttattcACAACAAACCTTGtggctaaaaataaaaaaattgtgactaacgGTAAACAATGTTAGGTGTACAATTAAAGTCccacattaattaaaaataaaaagaatcttTGGGTATATAAGTATGAACACTATCTCCATTGGAATTTTTTAGGAAGATGCCCAAAAACAAATCCGTGAGGGCTTAGGCCCAAAGCagaaaatatatatcatgttaGACTTCTTATTTGGgcttatattaaattttattggttctATTAAAACTTGAGTTggttggatagttctttgctgtattagatttgggcttattcaatgaataacaattgtttatttaaggggattttttagttttatacggatattgtaaaataattatacaaatagTATCAGAGAAAATAATACACAATTATCAAGACATTTATACCGAACCTCAAAAATAAAGCCCACCGAACTGACCCTCCCTTTTCagtttcaagtttttttttttttgctgaattctttttttttttgtctttttattaaatacatatatattctcTTTCCTATtcatctttcaaaaaaaaaaaaaaaatatatattagttacactaaataaaaaaaaatactgtcGCAACTTACTTTTTGATACAATCATTTTGATAtgtaaaaaacataaatatttactatcataaaaaaaaaatgatccaaataaaaagtataattttttatttatttatatctatatattttagCATTGATATTAAGCATCAGTAATACCAATACCACTGTGAGGTAACTTTTTTGTTAATGATTAgtgatattttacaaaaattattaaattaaaatcttTAAAACCCAATTTTTAATTGCAATATATAGCAGACACCTCATACGTAATGGTTAGACATCACTACCATTTCTTTTAACCAAAGACTAAATAAACTGGTAATATAAGTAAGATTAACCAACCAACTAcacaaattattatattttattattagttattattttcatatttaaaagTTACCATGTATTGTTATTTAAGATAGCTTCACACTCTTTTAGTAACTTTCGCTAcctttaaatatatatgataaaatTACAGAGTTAtgataaagtatacttaatatcaaaattagtagagtcaatttttttaatattaacaatTCTAATATTGATTAAGATACTATTTGGTTTCTTTATAAGTTCTTTTAGGAATTTATCAAAACAGtttcaataaaataaacttatttaGAATACTACAAGGTAActtttaaatatgaaattacaaaataatttataatctattaaagtttgtttaattttatagttTGATTACTTTTTcgttaacaaaatataaaagaaactaaaatgttatttttgatttcGATCATTTTTtctggattcaacaaagaaataTATGATTTCTATATATTAAAATGATGATCTTGAAAAAGTAGGTCTTGATGATACTACTCTTGAGCTCAACCAACTAACGGTgtgatgtaaaaaaaaattgagatgaGTGTGTATACTTTTTAAAAATGTATTAAAATTACTGAAAAGACTCGGTTTGACCGAGTCAAAtgggtttatatatatatatatataaaataataataaaataatatatatatgtatatataaaaaaaaaattaaattatatacagATTacgttttctctctctctctctctgtctatatatttatcattctttccttctctctcttcaaatacaaaaaaaagataaaaaaaataacccaTAAACCTCCATAACCACCACACTCCGGCGACCCACCTCCGGCCACCGCCCGACCTCACGCGCCGGACTACTTCGACCTCCTAGTGCCGGCGACCTCACACCCCAAGCGGCGCCGCTCCTCTCGCCGCCGTTAGCTTAGGATCGCGAGTCAAAGTTTGGGGTTTCAAACTTTGAACGGGTTTTCCGGTCACCTCCGGCGTCCGTTTGACGAGAGGTTTTCACCACTACACTCAGCTCGTCGaggagaacaacctacactAAACCATTTTTCCCGGTTCGCAACTTTTTCCGGTGACATTTTTGTAGCTCCGCCCCTTTCCGGCGACTTTCCGGTGACCTCGTGTACCGTTTTGACAAACGGTCGGCATGAGTGTgatctactcgtcgaggtggtcgTTTTGATATATACTACTCCTATTTTCGGCGACATTTCCGGTACACCAATTTTTACCGCCACCGATTGTTAATGTGCACCGCTTAGGTGAGGTTTCGGAatcccaaattttaaatatagtcatattatatgtcgttggactcggttttgaatgtagaatgcgatgatgataattatttaatcatttgatggtataggtgagagtaatatgtaagtttggactaaacaatgggagctcgggacttgagagcttaagatcgtcttttggaaaaagtttaacaactcgggagaggtagggactcaacttgatttttggacttgatttttatatgcGTTGTAGAACATTAgacatattctaatttttttacgatttacaaaattgtttgaaaaattgaaaacttaatctgcatattttctggactgttctggggcaccgagtgccaaatatatttttgtatgcaaatatttatgcaggttatgatttttgggtttattcaaaatacagctgttatgctgccgaattttctagaaaataaaaaggaatatgttcttttgttatgcttattatttgcctgctttggttatattgatgagagccatgttgatcatgttcgatgcatattgttgtttcacgacctagtctctgtgtcatcataggtagatcaggtgtgcactcacctgtaggtgaaagacctagaatctgtacagggagtgaattaaatctgagccccgttatttatggtggatatcagatgcgactacccggttttggatgtcgttttctatgatttggtattgagagctaggggtctagtggacggtgtgatatgcatttgacgtttgatttgtgattatttgtggtctctctctattttatttgtacatATTCATACTGTTGATgagacattttatttttataaagctaaccatgcaggaattttattaaaccaagggtcctttgatattagttgttttcctactgggctttataagctcaccccctattttctcccattccaggaactcagtttgatgctagtggatgaggatggtaccgttgggaaaggaatgtcgttattagtttagtcatattttactctttcaccttctaatgagactgattttgtatttaagaacaaatggatggtctggatgacttaaattagctatgtactagttagaaatgagaaatgatggatgctaggtattattttggtattttattgacttattaaatctatctatttggtGATTACATAACTGTGGGAATATTACTGttcttttatattgatgagtggtcctgattttattactaatatatttttattaatataggagttaatccattcttttaaattagtattttgtaatataaataaaaggatcatttataagctttattttcttacaagggtcaaagtgtgacctttgaccacccaagttatggatattacacATCTGCCACAGCCTAGGGCTCGGGTCGTGATAGAAAAATGGTATCAAAGCACCGGGTTTAATTACCTCGGAGTGTGTCACCAAATAGtttagatttattttaaataataatagtaataaatatcttggtatttatatgtataaggcatatttatattattagcatCCAATCCTCACTAACTGATTAGCTTTTGGTTCTCAGACCTAAGAAAATGCCTCCAAAAGGAAAGAAGACAAGGAGAACGGTTGGAGAAGACGCCCCTCAAGCTAATGTCCAACCTCCACAAGCTGAATTCCCTATGAACGCCCTTCTCGAAGCCTTAAGAGCTATTCCCGCTCAACAAATGGATCCTGCCGCTCGACAAAGTCATCATTTTCAGATCTTTCATCGAATCCAAGTGCCTGAGTTTGAGGGTGGACAAGATCCCATGGTAGCTGAAAGGTGGTTGAGGcagataaagaaaaatttcaacacaATAGGAACACCTGAGGAATACCAAGTTACTTTCGCTGTGTCCAAGTTAGAGGGTGGTGCAGCAGATTGGTGGGAGACCTTGTCCAGGACAATGGAAACTGATGGGATGACTTGGCGAGAATTTGAGGAAGTTTTCAGGGAACAATATTTTAGTCCATCTCACAGGAGGGCTCTTATTGGAGTATTTGATGGTCTAAGACAAGGGGATATGACTGTGAATGAATTTTACATGAAGTTTGTAGAGCTATCCTCTTATGCATATCCTGGTGTTGTTGATCAACCCTTGGTGATTGAACAGTTCATGCGTCGTTTGAGGCCTGCGATACGTGGTCCAATAGCCCCTTTGACCTTTAACAACTTGACTGAGTGTGTGACAGCAGCCTTGCGAACTGAGGCTCATGTAGAAGGGAATGAGAAGAAGAACACAAGCAGAGGAAGAGGAAATGACCGAAAGATGACCAAGAAGAATCAAGGACAGTGGTCCCAAGGACAACAATTTAGTGGGGGTAGCACTAGTAGTGGTTCATCTGGAAAGACTCGTAGTGGACCATACGGGTGTTTCAGTTGTGGTCAACAAGGTCACAAGAAGAAAGATTGCCCGCAACGACAACAAAGATTTCAAGCATCTCATGGAGGACCCATAGGGAGCTATGTAGAGTCTACTCCTTTTCATGGACAGCCCAGGACAAACCAGTCTCAGTCTTCATCCTATGGTTTCACACCCCAATCGGGCCAGCAGTCTCAGTATCAACATCAGTTCAGGCCACAAGGTTCAGGGTTCAACATGGGGTACTCACAAGGTTTCCAAACTCCTGCTCCTAGTGGGAGTCAAAGAGGGTACAATCAAGGTGGAGGGTCTGGTGCAAGTACAAGCTACCCTAGTCAGGGAAGGGGCAAGGCAAAAGCAAAGTCATCCGCTCAAGCCTACGCTCTTGGGGTTGATGATGTGCAGGGCGGTGCTGACCAGGGAGTTGTCGATGGTATGGTTCTTATCTCACACTCTTGGGCTCATGTGTTATTTGATACGGGTGCATCGCATTCCTTTATATCTTTGATGTTTGCTAGTATGTTGGGTTTGAgttgggaaacttttagtcctgcatTGCATTTGAGTGTACCTATGGGGGGACATGGTGAGGTATCCACCATATGTAGGTCAGTTTGTATTGTGTTCGAGGGACACAAGTTGTCTGGAAACTTATTAGTGTTGCCTATGGGGCAATTTGATGTAATTCTTGGTATGGATTGGTTGTCTAAATACCAAGCTATTGTGGATTGTTCACGTAAAAGAGTGACTCTTTTAACCCCTAGTGGTGATTTCATTGTTTATCGAGCCAACATGAGTGCAGTGAGACAAAATCCTATCTTAAGggcatgtttaggtggaaagAGAAACTTAGAGTGTTATGGGAATCTGTTTGCGATCGATGATGAGTCTAGGAATTTAGACCAGTTCCCTTGGATATCAGTGGTTAGTGGTTTTCCGGATGTGTTTCCAGAGGATttaccagggttaccacctgatAGGGAGATCGAGTTTTGCATTGATTTGATTCCCGGAGCTCAACCAGTCTCTATTACACCTTATCGCATGGCACCTGCAGAGTTGGTTGAATTGAAAAAACAATTAGGGGAGTTAATGGATAAGGGCTACATCAGACATAGTACTTCCCCATGGGGAGCTCCAGTCTTGTTTGCCAAGAAATCTGATGGGACTTTGCGACTTTGTGTCGACTATAGAAAGCTGAATCAgatgacaattaaaaacaaatatccTCTACCAAGGATTGATGAATTATttgatcaacttggtggttcaaagttcttttcaaagattgatctgaGGTCAGGCTACCATCAATTGAGGATTAGGGAAGAAGATATCCCTAAGACTGCTTTCAGGACACGGTATGGACACTTTGAGTTTTTGGTAATGCCATTTGGGTTAACGAATGCACCTGCTgcatttatggatcttatgaatagagtcTTTAGACCTTTCTTGGATAAGTTTGTGGTGGTATTTATTGATGACATCTTGGTGTATTCTAAGACACGTGAGGATCATGCTGAACACTTGACAACAGTATTACAGACATTGAGAGATCATCAATTATACGCTAAGAAAGAGAAGTGTGAATTTTGGATGACTGAAGTCAAGTTCTTGGGCCATGTAATTTCTCAAGATGGTATCACCGTTGATCCTGCAAAGATAGACTCTATTCTACAGTGGGAAAGACCAAAGAATGTCactgaagttcgaagttttcttggGTTGGCAGGCTACTACCGTCGCTTTGTAGAGAATTTCTCACGAATTGCTATGCCTTTGACGAAGTTAACAAGAAAAGAAGTAAAGTTTATGTGGGATGATAGTTGCGAAGAAGCTTTTAGAGAATTGAAGGAAAGATTAACTTCGGCGCCTGTTCTCACTGTTCCTAATAGTGAGGAACCATATGTGGTATTCACTGATGCTTCAGGTACTGGATTAGGAGGTGTCCTCATGCAAAACGGCAAGGTGGTTGCCTATGCTTCTCGACAATTGAAACCACATGAGAAGAATTACCCTACacatgacctagaacttgctGCGGTAATCTTTGTCTTGAAAATTTGGAGATGTTATTTATATGGCGTAAAATTTGAGTTATACTCAGATCATAAGAGCTTGAAGTATCTTTTTACTCAAAGGGACTTGAACTTGAGGCAAAGAAGATGGGTTGAGTATATGGAAGACTATGATTTCACTTTGcagtatcaccccgggaaagctaaTGTAGTAGCTGATGCACTAAGTAGAAAGCCTCATAGTACTTTGGCATGTTTGGCTCTTGAGGACTGGAAAAGGACAATCACAATGGGTGATTATAACTTGCAATACTATGAAGGGGAAGAAGTAGCTTGTATCTCTAACTTAGTGGCTACACCAGTACTACTTCAACAAGTTAAGCAACGTCAGTGGCAAGATGAGAAATTAAGACTTATTTGGAACCGAATCCAGGATGGTGAGCAACTAGATGGGTGGACAGTTAATGGTGAAGGGTACCTATACCATATGGGAAGACTAGTTGTTGCAGATATCCCTGAACTTAGGGAGACCATTTTGATTGAGGCCCATAGATCCAAATTCGCTGTACATCCTGGAAgtacaaagatgtaccaagatttaaaGAGACAATATTGGTGGGAAggaatgaaaagagatgtggccaGCTTTGTAGCTAAGTGTATAGTATGTCAGCAAGTAAAGGCTGAGCATCAGAGACCCTCAGGTTTACTTCAGCCTTTGCctataccagaatggaagtgggacaaGATTACCATGGACTTTGTTACTGGGTTGCCATTGACACCTTTGAAGCATGACGCTGTTTGGGTTATTGTTGATCGTTTGACTAAGTCTGCTCATTTTATTCCAATCAGGAAGGATTACAAGCTTACCAAGCTAGCTCGACTTTATGTAGACAATATAGTTCGACTACATGGAGTGCCTTCAAGCATTGTTTCTGATAGAGATCCTCGATTTACATCAAGGTTTTGGAAGGCCTTGCAGCAAGCCTTAGGGACTGAACTTCACTTGAGTACTGCCCATCATCCACAGACAGATGGACAGTCTGAGAGGACCATACAGACTTTGGAAGACATGCTTCGCTCTTGTGTTTTGGATTTTGGAGGTAGTTGGGGAGAACATTTGTCACTAGTGGAATTCacatacaacaacagctaccaagcCAGTATAGGCATGGCTCCTTATGAGGCCTTATATGGGAGACCATGCAGATCGCCATTGTGTTGGGCAGAACCAGATGAGCATGTCACCATTGGACCCCAGATTATCACTAGTACCACTGAAAAGATTAAGGGAATCCAAGAAAGACTTAAGGTTGTTCAGAGTCGTCAAAAAAGCTATGCCGATCTCCATCGACGGGAAGTTGAGTTTAATGTTGGTGATTATGTCTTCTTGAAAGTTACTCCTATGCGTGGCGTAACGAGATTTGGAGTGAAGGGTAAGCTAGCCCCGAGGtatattggaccttttgaggtTATC includes:
- the LOC115698752 gene encoding ribonuclease 3 translates to MAYNSSILLIFKLLILQYLSVLCVSQDNFDFFYFVQQWPGAYCDTKQHRCCYPKTGKPAADFGIHGMWPNYNDGSWPSNCDPDSVFSVHEISDLMGRLQKEWPSLSCPSSNGNRFWSHEWEKHGTCSEQQLDQHDYFEAGLKLKEKANLLNVLRTAGIEPNDNFYSLEKIEDAITEGIGHAPGIECNKDSEGNSQLYQVYLCVDTSGSDFIDCPKLPRGRCATNVQFAKF